AATTGAAGCCGGGACCGGCCGCCACGATGAGGATTTTTCCTCCGAGGCTCTGATGGGCGAATGATCGCCGGCGGTCTTCGGCGGTGGTCGCTTCCGCTTCCTCTTCTCCGAACAATTTGACGTAGCCCCCCAGCGGAATGGCGGACAGCAGATACTCCGTCTCTCCGACTTGGCGGCCGAACAATTTGGGGCCGAAGCCGATCGAGAATTTGAGCACCTTCACACCGACCCACCGGGCCGCGAGGAAATGGCCGAGCTCATGAAACGCCACCAGAACGCCAAGAACGACAAGAAACCACCACGCTTTTTGCAGCAGCAGCCACAGGGTGTCGGGGGACCACGTTATGGCGGAGATCATCGTCATCGTCCAGCGTTCGAGCCGTGGGGAGCGCCGCGTTGGGATTACTCTACCATCGATTGAGCCGATTTCAAATAGTCATCGTCAGCGTGTCATGGCGTGGACCAGCGATCCGGCCTTTTCCCGCGCCCAGCGGTCCGCTTCCAAAGCGTCTTCAAGATCGGCAAGATCCCGATGGTTGTGGGCCTCCATCGTGTGTCGAATCACTTCGGGAATTTCGATAAAGCGGATGCCGCCGTTGAGAAACGCCTCGACCGCCACCTCATTGGCGGCGTTCATGGCGGCCGGCATCGTCCCGCCGATCCGCAGCGACTCGTAGCCGAGGGACAGGCAGGGAAACCGGTCGTGGTCCGGTTTGCAAAACGTCAATTTGCCGATTTCCGTCAAGTCCAGGGAAGGCAGGTCGAGCGGCATGCGTTCAGGATATCGCATCGCGTAGGAGATGGGAGTCCGCATGTCCGGGAGCCCCAACTGAGCGATCACGGATCGGTCCTCATATTCGACCAGGGAGTGGATGATGCTTTCCCGATGGATCAACACGTCGATACGGGATTCGGGGATGTCGAACAGCCAGCGAGCCTCGACGACTTCGAGCCCTTTATTCATCAACGTCGCGGAGTCGATCGTGATTTTCGAGCCCATTTTCCAGTTGGGATGTTGCAGCGCGCGATCGGGCGTGACGTCCGATAACTGCTCCTTTGTCAAAGGCCAAAGGGCGCCGCCGGAGGCCGTCAAAATGAGGCGGCGGACGTCTTGGAGTCGATGACCCTCGAGCGATTGGAAAATCGCGCTGTGCTCGCTGTCGACCGGAAAAATCCTGACGCCGTGCTTGCGGGCTTCGGTCTGCATCAAT
This sequence is a window from Candidatus Nitrospira inopinata. Protein-coding genes within it:
- a CDS encoding 1-deoxy-D-xylulose-5-phosphate reductoisomerase; translated protein: MKSIIILGSTGSIGTNTLDIVQRFPDDFRVVGLTAGGNIEKLEAQIRTFKPQMVAVSSETSAALLRTRCADLQVDILAGEEGIAQVAAMPGAELVISAIVGAAGLVPTLAAIRSGKHIALANKEPMVMAGKLMQTEARKHGVRIFPVDSEHSAIFQSLEGHRLQDVRRLILTASGGALWPLTKEQLSDVTPDRALQHPNWKMGSKITIDSATLMNKGLEVVEARWLFDIPESRIDVLIHRESIIHSLVEYEDRSVIAQLGLPDMRTPISYAMRYPERMPLDLPSLDLTEIGKLTFCKPDHDRFPCLSLGYESLRIGGTMPAAMNAANEVAVEAFLNGGIRFIEIPEVIRHTMEAHNHRDLADLEDALEADRWAREKAGSLVHAMTR